The window AAGTGGCCGAAGCTGTCGACTTCGCCGTGGCCCGCCACGGCCGCCTGCACATCATGCACAACAGCGCCGGCATCGCTGGCCCGCCGATGGCCCCCGACGTCGCCCGCCTCGACCTGGCTGACTTCGACCACGTCATGGGCGTCAACGTCCGCGGAACCCTGGCCGGAATCAAGCACGCGGCCCGCGTCATGGCCCCAACCGGCTCGGGCTCCATCATCTGTATCTCAAGCGTCAGCGGGCTCATGGGAGGGCTCGGCACGCACCCATACACCATCTCCAAGTTTGCGGTGACCGGGATCGTGAAGTCGGTCGCCGGCGAACTGTGCCGCCGCGGGGTCCGAGTCAACTGCATCTCGCCATTCGTGATCCCGACGCGGCTGGTGGTGGATCAGTTGGCTCAGATATACGGCGACGTGGGAAGGCAAAAGATAATGGAGATAGTGGATGGTTTGAGCGAGTTGAACGGAGCAAAGTGTGAGGAGATCGACGTCGCCAAGGCAGCCGTTTACCTGGCGTCGGACGATTCCAAGTACATCACAGGTCATAACCTGGTGCTCGACGGGGGATTCACAAGCTACAAGCAGCTAAATCTGCCGACGCCCGACAGGCTCGAGCTATAGTTGTCTTTGTTTCCTGCTCCTTTGGCGCAAAGTACATGTCAGGATATAGTTTGCTGCAACCTGTGTTTTGCTTGTTTTCTGTGCATCCTAACTACAGCGGACAGTTCAACTCTAGAAGATCATGCCGAGGCCGGAAGAGGAAGAGAGCAACCATTTCCTCCATGACTAACATAAGCTTCATCTACCTGGCTTGGATAGGAACTGCGCAACCGGCGGTCTGCCTGCATTGCCATCAGTGGCATCTGGAATTAGTGCTTATTGATGACAGCCATGTGAGATGTTGGTCCTCGAATCACAATGTTTCTACCTTTGCCCACCATGCTTCCATCAATAGAACTATATCACATTACCAACACATTTATGCAATTAAtccagtgaatatatatatatatatatatataaaggaaaatAAGCATAAAACCACTGCCTAATGAATAGACCAATTTATTAGAGCCCAAGAGCCCAGAATTGGGTTAAGTAGATGGCTATAAGAATGAATAGGCCCAAGATGAAGTGGCCCAAGACAAATCTGGGCTCTGATAACTTGGTCCAATGATGGGGTTGGGTGGTTCTAtgcttatttttcttaaaatcaaaatttatatatatatatatatattaatgtattTTATtggataattaattttaattgaaAGAGATACATATGCTAATTGTGTAGATAACATTTTGAGAAGTTCTTCTTCTCTTGTTGGTTTTATATTTTGAGATTATTAGAGTCGCACAGCTTTAATTCAGCAGGTGATGCATCATAAATCCTTCTTCTCACT of the Musa acuminata AAA Group cultivar baxijiao chromosome BXJ2-10, Cavendish_Baxijiao_AAA, whole genome shotgun sequence genome contains:
- the LOC135624675 gene encoding zerumbone synthase-like isoform X2; protein product: MAMIDRLEGKVALITGGAGGLGKAAAREFIEEGATVVLADVDALLGEQAAQQLGPHAQFVECDVTVEQQVAEAVDFAVARHGRLHIMHNSAGIAGPPMAPDVARLDLADFDHVMGVNVRGTLAGIKHAARVMAPTGSGSIICISSVSGLMGGLGTHPYTISKFAVTGIVKSVAGELCRRGVRVNCISPFVIPTRLVVDQLAQIYGDVGRQKIMEIVDGLSELNGAKCEEIDVAKAAVYLASDDSKYITGHNLVLDGGFTSYKQLNLPTPDRLEL
- the LOC135624675 gene encoding zerumbone synthase-like isoform X1, which produces MLRLVSRRVAVAGTKESSWRKQVKFSSARQRGRLEGKVALITGGAGGLGKAAAREFIEEGATVVLADVDALLGEQAAQQLGPHAQFVECDVTVEQQVAEAVDFAVARHGRLHIMHNSAGIAGPPMAPDVARLDLADFDHVMGVNVRGTLAGIKHAARVMAPTGSGSIICISSVSGLMGGLGTHPYTISKFAVTGIVKSVAGELCRRGVRVNCISPFVIPTRLVVDQLAQIYGDVGRQKIMEIVDGLSELNGAKCEEIDVAKAAVYLASDDSKYITGHNLVLDGGFTSYKQLNLPTPDRLEL